One genomic window of Helicobacter canis includes the following:
- a CDS encoding DUF6290 family protein: MSITINISQELQEAYQNFAREQNISQEELIQKALIAYMEDLEDLNAALEWQLKSKDEKRDGAIPAKELYKELGL; the protein is encoded by the coding sequence ATGAGCATTACTATAAACATTTCACAGGAATTACAAGAAGCCTACCAAAACTTCGCTAGAGAGCAAAATATCAGCCAAGAGGAGCTTATCCAAAAGGCGTTAATCGCGTATATGGAAGACTTAGAAGACTTAAATGCAGCATTAGAATGGCAGCTAAAAAGCAAAGATGAAAAACGCGATGGCGCAATACCTGCTAAAGAGCTTTACAAAGAGCTAGGACTCTAG
- a CDS encoding type II toxin-antitoxin system RelE/ParE family toxin translates to MQFVYSKKAQKQFEKLDTITQKRIKNLTQELESLENPRSKGEALVGNLGGLWRYRVGDYRIVCEINDNELLIYAIHIAHRKEVYK, encoded by the coding sequence ATGCAATTTGTGTATTCTAAAAAAGCGCAAAAGCAATTTGAAAAGCTTGATACAATCACACAAAAGCGTATTAAAAATCTAACACAAGAGCTAGAGTCCCTAGAAAACCCACGAAGCAAAGGCGAAGCACTAGTGGGCAATCTTGGCGGACTTTGGCGGTATCGGGTGGGGGATTATCGCATTGTGTGTGAGATAAATGACAATGAGTTGCTTATCTATGCTATCCACATCGCTCATAGAAAAGAAGTGTATAAGTAA
- a CDS encoding restriction endonuclease subunit S has protein sequence MKQPQPSTHPLESLLQQHCPNGVEFKELGELGEFYSGLSGKTKKDFEKGNAKYISYKNIFTNLAVCFDYDDFVTIKAGEKQHILKLGDVLFTGSSETQNECGISSIVTKQPQENIYLNSFCFGFRFYDEKLFLPDFTKYLFRDEPIRKQIIKTANGTTRFNISKKLMAKVKIPLPPLEIQYKIVEILDAFTELQAELQAELQAELQAELEARLKQYHYYRNKLLSHDELENRTAKSRNDSDPTPLVPYVTLGKACEILDNLRKPITKSKRTQGIYPYYGANGIQDYVNEYIFDGDFLLMGEDGSVINKDNSPVLNWVSGKFWVNNHAHILKEKSNTTNLRFVFFYLQTCDVSSIVRGVPPKINQQNLKTIQIPLPPLEVQNDIVELLDKFDTLTNDLTSGIPAEIEARKKQYEYYRERLLTFKEQGK, from the coding sequence ATGAAACAGCCACAGCCTAGCACCCACCCCCTAGAATCCTTACTACAACAGCACTGCCCAAATGGCGTGGAGTTTAAAGAGCTTGGGGAGCTTGGAGAATTTTACAGCGGATTAAGCGGTAAAACAAAAAAAGATTTTGAAAAAGGCAACGCAAAATACATAAGCTACAAAAATATTTTTACAAATTTAGCTGTTTGTTTTGATTATGATGATTTTGTAACCATAAAAGCAGGTGAAAAACAACATATTTTAAAACTTGGTGATGTGCTTTTTACAGGTTCATCAGAAACTCAAAACGAATGTGGAATTTCAAGCATAGTAACTAAACAACCACAAGAAAACATTTATCTAAACAGCTTTTGTTTTGGATTTAGATTTTATGATGAAAAATTATTTTTGCCAGATTTTACAAAATATCTTTTTAGAGATGAACCGATAAGAAAACAAATTATAAAAACAGCAAATGGAACAACCCGCTTTAATATTTCTAAAAAATTAATGGCAAAGGTAAAAATCCCCCTGCCGCCGCTAGAAATTCAGTATAAAATCGTAGAGATTTTAGACGCCTTTACAGAATTACAAGCAGAATTACAAGCAGAATTACAAGCAGAATTACAAGCAGAATTAGAAGCAAGGCTAAAGCAATATCATTATTATAGAAATAAGCTTTTAAGCCACGATGAATTAGAAAACCGCACCGCAAAATCTCGCAATGACAGCGACCCCACCCCCCTTGTGCCTTATGTAACCTTAGGCAAAGCGTGCGAGATATTAGATAATTTAAGAAAACCCATTACTAAAAGCAAAAGAACACAAGGGATTTATCCATATTATGGAGCAAATGGGATACAAGACTATGTGAATGAATACATTTTTGATGGCGATTTTTTACTTATGGGAGAAGATGGAAGCGTTATCAACAAAGATAATAGTCCCGTATTAAATTGGGTTAGTGGTAAATTTTGGGTCAATAATCACGCCCATATTTTAAAAGAAAAATCAAACACAACAAATTTAAGATTTGTATTTTTTTATTTGCAAACTTGCGATGTAAGTTCAATCGTTAGAGGCGTGCCTCCAAAAATCAATCAACAAAATTTAAAAACTATCCAAATTCCCCTGCCGCCTTTAGAAGTGCAAAATGACATCGTAGAGCTTTTAGACAAATTTGACACACTTACAAATGATTTAACAAGCGGAATCCCCGCCGAGATAGAAGCGAGAAAAAAACAATATGAGTATTACAGAGAGCGGCTATTAACCTTTAAAGAGCAAGGCAAATAG
- a CDS encoding extracellular solute-binding protein produces MLGFALLCCASLAHAAPFISLGDPPKYRDTSTFKAFDYTNPNAKKGGTLKAYALGSFSTLNAFSLEESAAGLELVYDTLMAQSMDEPYAQYALVASDVAIAPNHKSVIFTINPKARFSDGRAISAQDVGFSFDMIRQNPLYKQYYADISGYEILDSRRIKFLFTTSENKELPLILGQLSILPRHYYVRDGQNSYGKDPLQLPLGSGAYKLTRYEVGKLVEYRRDKNYWAENLPSRKGQFNFDVVRYEYYRDDTAALQGFLRHKYDFRIESAAKVWANGYRQSKDSAFSKLEIPHSLPSGMQGFFINLRKAPFDDPLVRRAMILAFNFEWSNENLFFSQYQRTTSFFNHSIFASTPSLSSDQLELLRVCKVDPATLSRLQKPYTIPTAPSLQDERENLKKARDLLRQAGYVVQNNQAYKNGIPLRFTLLLDNPAFERLAIRYARNLARLGITMEIQKLDSSQYANRVKSFDYEMIVGIIPQSLSPGNEQRYFFGSLSADTQGSRNYSGVKSVLVDCLIDRLINAPDRDSLVLATRTLDRVLLELDIVVPHYFLPSFRLAIWDNIAMPKVQPLYDISPTLWWDRRKSGF; encoded by the coding sequence TTGCTAGGCTTCGCGCTTCTTTGCTGTGCTAGCTTGGCACACGCCGCGCCTTTTATCTCGCTTGGCGATCCGCCTAAATACCGCGACACCAGCACATTCAAAGCTTTTGACTACACTAACCCCAACGCCAAAAAGGGCGGCACGCTTAAAGCCTACGCGCTAGGCAGCTTCTCCACGCTTAATGCCTTTAGCCTAGAAGAGAGTGCTGCTGGGCTAGAGCTTGTCTATGACACGCTAATGGCACAGAGTATGGATGAGCCTTATGCGCAATACGCCCTTGTAGCAAGCGATGTAGCCATCGCGCCAAATCATAAAAGCGTGATTTTCACCATAAATCCCAAAGCACGCTTTAGCGATGGTAGGGCAATTAGCGCGCAAGATGTGGGATTTAGCTTTGATATGATACGCCAAAATCCACTCTATAAGCAGTATTATGCTGATATTAGCGGGTATGAAATACTAGATTCTAGGCGCATTAAATTTCTCTTTACCACAAGTGAGAACAAAGAGCTGCCGCTAATCCTAGGGCAGCTTAGTATCCTGCCTAGGCATTATTATGTGCGAGATGGGCAAAACTCCTATGGCAAAGACCCCTTGCAGCTCCCGCTAGGCTCTGGGGCGTATAAGCTCACGCGCTATGAGGTGGGCAAGCTTGTAGAATATAGGCGTGATAAAAACTACTGGGCAGAGAATCTCCCTAGCCGCAAGGGGCAGTTTAATTTCGATGTGGTGCGCTATGAGTATTACCGCGATGATACGGCGGCTTTGCAGGGCTTTTTGCGCCATAAATACGACTTCCGCATTGAGAGCGCGGCAAAGGTATGGGCAAATGGATATAGGCAGAGTAAGGACTCTGCCTTTAGCAAGCTTGAGATCCCCCATAGCCTGCCAAGCGGTATGCAGGGCTTTTTTATCAATCTGCGCAAAGCTCCCTTTGATGATCCGCTTGTGCGCCGCGCGATGATTTTGGCGTTTAACTTTGAATGGAGCAATGAAAATCTCTTTTTTTCCCAATATCAGCGTACGACAAGCTTTTTTAACCACTCCATTTTTGCCTCCACGCCTAGCCTAAGCAGCGATCAGCTAGAGCTTTTGCGCGTGTGTAAGGTGGATCCTGCCACGCTCTCACGCTTGCAAAAGCCCTATACTATCCCCACCGCGCCAAGCCTGCAAGATGAGCGGGAGAATCTCAAAAAAGCGCGCGATTTACTGCGCCAAGCTGGCTATGTCGTGCAAAATAATCAGGCGTATAAAAATGGCATTCCACTGCGCTTTACCCTGCTGCTTGATAACCCAGCCTTTGAGCGACTAGCGATCCGCTATGCCAGAAACCTCGCACGCCTTGGGATCACTATGGAGATACAAAAGCTGGATTCTAGTCAATACGCCAATCGCGTGAAAAGCTTTGATTATGAGATGATTGTGGGCATTATCCCCCAAAGTCTCTCGCCGGGCAATGAGCAGCGGTATTTCTTTGGCAGTTTAAGTGCGGATACGCAAGGGAGCAGAAATTACAGCGGCGTGAAGTCTGTGCTTGTAGATTGCTTGATAGATAGGCTTATTAACGCTCCAGATAGAGATAGCCTAGTGCTTGCCACACGCACGCTTGATCGCGTGCTGCTTGAGCTAGACATAGTCGTGCCGCACTACTTTTTGCCAAGCTTCCGCCTAGCGATTTGGGATAATATCGCTATGCCTAAGGTGCAGCCGCTCTATGATATTAGCCCCACACTTTGGTGGGATAGGCGCAAAAGTGGATTCTAG
- the trpS gene encoding tryptophan--tRNA ligase, with translation MPSKKRVFSGIQPTGSIHLGNYLGAIKQWVDSQEQYDNIFCVVNSHAITTKQDPKELRAKTYELVAMLLACGIDSEKSSLFIQSEIDEHAALAWILDCNIPMGDMSRMTQFKDKSQKNPKNINVGLFNYPALMAADILLYQVDGVPVGEDQKQHLELTRDVATRFNRDFGECFTIPSPIIPALGARVMGLDSPESKMSKSAKGENHAIFLLDSPEAIARKCKKAVTDSSGVIAFDTSRPGVHNLLSIYQALSQQSQEQIQEHFASKGYGALKLELADMLVATLEPIQERYAQLSSDKHYLQSILDTSLERVRPIAKATYQRAKELVGLV, from the coding sequence ATGCCAAGCAAAAAGCGTGTTTTCTCCGGTATCCAGCCCACAGGCTCTATCCATTTAGGCAATTATCTAGGGGCGATTAAGCAGTGGGTGGATTCTCAAGAGCAGTATGACAATATCTTTTGCGTGGTGAATTCCCACGCGATCACCACCAAGCAAGACCCCAAGGAGCTAAGGGCAAAGACCTATGAGCTTGTGGCTATGCTTTTGGCGTGTGGGATTGATAGTGAAAAGTCTAGCCTTTTTATCCAAAGCGAGATCGATGAGCACGCGGCTTTGGCGTGGATTTTAGACTGCAATATCCCTATGGGCGATATGAGCCGTATGACGCAGTTCAAAGACAAATCCCAAAAAAACCCCAAAAATATCAATGTCGGGCTGTTTAACTACCCAGCCCTTATGGCAGCAGATATTTTGCTCTATCAAGTTGATGGCGTGCCAGTAGGAGAGGATCAAAAGCAGCATTTAGAGCTTACGCGCGATGTGGCTACGCGCTTTAATCGCGACTTTGGCGAGTGCTTCACAATCCCTAGTCCCATTATCCCAGCTCTAGGCGCGCGTGTGATGGGGCTAGATAGTCCAGAATCCAAAATGAGCAAATCCGCCAAAGGCGAGAATCACGCGATATTTTTGCTTGATAGCCCAGAAGCTATTGCTCGTAAGTGTAAAAAGGCAGTAACAGACTCTAGCGGGGTCATCGCCTTTGATACAAGTCGCCCCGGTGTGCATAATCTCCTAAGCATTTATCAAGCCCTAAGCCAGCAGAGCCAAGAGCAGATACAAGAGCATTTTGCTAGCAAGGGCTATGGCGCGCTAAAGCTTGAGCTAGCTGATATGCTAGTAGCCACGCTAGAGCCGATCCAAGAGCGTTATGCGCAGCTTAGCAGCGATAAGCACTATCTCCAAAGTATCCTAGATACAAGCCTAGAGCGCGTGCGCCCCATCGCCAAAGCCACTTACCAAAGAGCCAAAGAGCTTGTAGGGCTTGTGTGA
- a CDS encoding LPP20 family lipoprotein, giving the protein MKALKFGVLASLVLVAILGINGCKKGLGDNKEINASLEGAPAWVVESNDDLLSATGSAKVKNGNLGFATTQAGAAARVELATQISTRIESKYKELATSDEDSVNQEAVQAIRNSVDQVLAGSKITNKWVSKDGTLWVLVKIQKLNTDLLKSNLLNSKSLDKAAAAALSQAVDDIIDGPAR; this is encoded by the coding sequence ATGAAAGCTTTAAAGTTTGGCGTGCTTGCGAGCCTTGTGCTTGTGGCGATACTTGGGATCAATGGTTGCAAAAAGGGCTTAGGCGATAATAAAGAAATCAACGCCTCCCTAGAGGGCGCACCTGCTTGGGTAGTAGAATCTAATGATGACTTGCTTAGTGCTACCGGAAGCGCGAAAGTCAAAAATGGCAATTTGGGCTTTGCCACTACACAAGCAGGAGCAGCGGCACGCGTGGAGCTTGCTACACAGATTTCTACAAGGATTGAGAGCAAGTATAAAGAGCTTGCCACAAGCGATGAAGATAGTGTCAATCAAGAAGCTGTGCAAGCTATCCGCAATAGTGTCGATCAAGTGCTAGCAGGCTCAAAGATCACAAACAAATGGGTCAGCAAAGATGGCACGCTATGGGTGCTTGTAAAGATCCAAAAGCTAAACACCGACTTGCTAAAAAGCAATCTTTTAAACTCCAAATCTCTCGACAAAGCCGCAGCTGCCGCGCTCTCTCAAGCTGTCGATGACATTATCGATGGTCCTGCTAGATAG
- a CDS encoding tRNA (cytidine(34)-2'-O)-methyltransferase, giving the protein MLHIILIEPRIPQNTGNIGRLCVAANATLHLIHPLGFCLSEKSLKRAGLDYWQYLQKCEWDSVEHFWAHYPLDSRHFFLTTKAHKPYYHARFDKECFLYFGREDAGISERILNANNKQCLTIPMAVQARSLNLATSVGIVAYEAIRQLQATSPINAPIAP; this is encoded by the coding sequence ATGCTTCATATCATTCTCATAGAGCCTAGGATCCCCCAAAACACAGGGAATATCGGCAGGCTCTGTGTCGCTGCTAATGCCACGCTCCATCTTATCCACCCGCTAGGATTCTGCCTTAGTGAGAAGTCTCTCAAGCGTGCAGGGCTAGATTATTGGCAGTATTTGCAAAAATGTGAGTGGGATAGTGTGGAGCATTTTTGGGCGCACTATCCACTAGACTCTAGGCACTTTTTCCTAACGACTAAAGCACATAAGCCCTACTACCACGCGCGGTTTGATAAAGAGTGTTTTCTCTACTTTGGGCGTGAAGATGCGGGTATTAGTGAGCGTATCTTAAATGCGAACAACAAGCAGTGTTTAACAATCCCTATGGCAGTGCAAGCTCGCTCGCTCAATCTCGCCACAAGTGTGGGGATCGTGGCGTATGAAGCCATCCGCCAGCTTCAAGCCACTAGCCCCATAAACGCACCTATCGCACCATAA
- a CDS encoding cytochrome-c peroxidase, protein MPARPYKHICNLSLAVVMTSLAYTATNQPSTIDPKQLIQKAKDAGLKPMPQGKELETYQQDYAKKHKLATPYKPKLTQAQIQLGKKLYFDPRLSRSNLISCNTCHNLGLGGTDIVPAGHKWTDNQSYLNSPSVYNAIFNGVLFWDGRATRLELQAHIQNQMQTTPQEILARIQSIPDYVNEFKAAYGNNVKIQPALIADTIALFVMTLTTPGRYDDFLNGNTKALSKDEQAGLNMFIDKGCTTCHTDINLGGSMREFSVIKPYTFAKIGGFKGDARGRIKAPSLRNILDTAPYFHNGQYWDIAGAIKEMGSIQLGITISDDEIKILEKFFQSLGGKYPANIYPILPASTNATPKPSL, encoded by the coding sequence ATGCCAGCACGCCCCTACAAGCACATCTGCAATCTCTCTCTAGCAGTAGTGATGACTAGCCTAGCCTACACCGCTACCAATCAGCCAAGCACCATAGACCCAAAGCAGCTCATACAAAAGGCAAAAGACGCAGGGCTAAAGCCTATGCCTCAAGGCAAAGAGCTAGAGACATACCAGCAAGACTACGCCAAAAAGCATAAGCTCGCCACTCCCTATAAACCCAAGCTCACGCAAGCCCAAATTCAGCTAGGGAAAAAGCTCTACTTTGACCCAAGACTCTCGCGCTCAAACCTAATCTCGTGCAACACCTGCCACAATCTAGGGCTAGGCGGGACAGATATAGTCCCAGCAGGGCATAAATGGACAGACAATCAAAGCTATCTAAACTCCCCAAGCGTGTATAACGCGATCTTTAATGGTGTGCTATTTTGGGATGGTCGTGCGACTAGGCTAGAGCTTCAAGCACATATACAAAATCAAATGCAAACCACGCCCCAAGAGATTCTTGCACGCATACAATCAATCCCAGATTATGTCAATGAGTTTAAAGCCGCTTATGGCAACAATGTCAAAATCCAGCCTGCGCTAATTGCCGATACTATCGCGCTTTTTGTGATGACACTTACTACCCCGGGTCGCTATGATGATTTCTTAAACGGCAATACCAAAGCCCTAAGCAAAGATGAGCAAGCTGGGCTTAATATGTTTATCGATAAAGGCTGCACGACCTGCCACACAGACATCAATCTAGGCGGCTCTATGCGGGAATTTTCTGTCATCAAGCCCTATACATTTGCTAAGATCGGGGGCTTCAAGGGCGATGCTAGGGGCAGGATCAAAGCCCCATCTTTGCGCAATATTTTAGACACTGCGCCTTATTTTCACAATGGGCAGTATTGGGACATTGCAGGAGCGATCAAAGAAATGGGATCTATACAGCTAGGGATCACTATAAGCGATGATGAGATAAAAATATTAGAGAAGTTTTTCCAATCACTTGGCGGTAAATACCCTGCAAATATCTATCCTATCTTGCCTGCTAGCACCAATGCCACGCCAAAGCCATCATTATAG
- a CDS encoding dihydroneopterin aldolase, with amino-acid sequence MPYEIVLEDLCLEAIIGVLPREREQAQRLQVEARIGYERDGKGFLDYAQVRESIITHLQQARYELLEQACDGLAAWLYASFPPITTLTLTLKKPDVFVDCCVGVCRSYP; translated from the coding sequence ATGCCCTATGAAATCGTGCTAGAAGATTTGTGCCTTGAAGCTATCATTGGAGTCTTGCCACGCGAGAGAGAGCAGGCACAAAGACTGCAGGTAGAAGCGCGTATAGGCTATGAGCGAGATGGCAAGGGGTTTTTAGACTATGCGCAAGTGCGAGAATCTATCATCACACATTTGCAGCAAGCACGCTATGAGCTACTAGAGCAAGCCTGTGATGGTCTAGCGGCGTGGCTGTATGCGAGCTTCCCTCCTATCACGACGCTCACACTCACGCTAAAAAAGCCTGATGTTTTTGTGGATTGTTGTGTGGGCGTGTGTAGGAGCTATCCTTAG
- the plsY gene encoding glycerol-3-phosphate 1-O-acyltransferase PlsY has product MEFLYNYINVVFYIVAFLVGGIPFGVFFTRLYGVKIQEVGSGSTGATNVYRALKDIAPKQAKLLSIATLVLDAIKGLLVVLVAKLVGLPYGAQWMIALLAIVGHCYSPYLGFKGGKGVSTAIGSVLLLIPIEGALGLVVWAIVGKVFKVSSLSSLLGVLSGIVLTFVVPYVLPIPDSINIVAQIHSHTPVVLIGLLILYTHIPNIKRLFSGQENKVL; this is encoded by the coding sequence ATGGAGTTTTTGTATAACTATATCAATGTGGTGTTTTATATCGTGGCATTTCTTGTGGGGGGGATCCCCTTTGGCGTGTTTTTCACGAGGCTTTATGGTGTTAAGATCCAGGAAGTAGGCTCAGGTAGCACGGGTGCTACCAATGTCTATCGCGCGTTGAAAGACATCGCCCCTAAGCAGGCTAAGCTGCTCTCTATCGCCACGCTTGTGCTTGATGCGATTAAGGGGCTGCTTGTGGTGCTTGTAGCAAAGCTTGTGGGGCTGCCTTATGGGGCGCAGTGGATGATCGCGCTACTAGCGATTGTGGGGCATTGTTATAGCCCATATCTGGGCTTTAAAGGGGGCAAGGGCGTATCCACGGCTATTGGCTCTGTGCTATTGCTTATCCCTATTGAAGGTGCGCTTGGGCTTGTGGTGTGGGCGATTGTAGGGAAGGTGTTTAAAGTCTCTTCGCTTTCTTCACTGCTTGGTGTGCTAAGTGGGATTGTGCTGACCTTTGTCGTGCCCTATGTCCTGCCGATCCCAGATTCTATCAATATCGTTGCTCAAATCCATAGCCACACGCCAGTGGTGTTAATCGGGCTGCTTATCCTCTATACACATATCCCAAATATCAAGCGGCTATTTTCTGGGCAGGAAAACAAGGTGCTATAA
- the thiD gene encoding bifunctional hydroxymethylpyrimidine kinase/phosphomethylpyrimidine kinase: MYAFQQANAIPILSVAGSDCSGGAGLQADLKTFAAHGLYGMSVVLSVVAENTQRVISSIDMPSESIFAQFDAVFEDIVPRAVKIGMLGSSSIIESVAQSLSRYLPSNIVIDPVMFAKNGFPLMPKSIRKEFATSLIPYACVLTPNIPEASELCGFEITSLEDMKKSALMLHKMGAKSVLVKGGHKEDFADDVLYDGKEFHIFRAKKLQSTSTHGTGCTLSSAIASNLALGVGLQDSIKNAKAYTYNAIAHAAPLGRGFGPTNHLYGLTHNTMAGVEF; encoded by the coding sequence ATGTATGCATTCCAGCAGGCAAATGCCATTCCTATCCTTAGTGTCGCTGGGAGTGATTGTAGCGGTGGGGCAGGGCTACAAGCAGATCTAAAGACCTTTGCCGCGCACGGATTGTATGGTATGAGCGTGGTGCTAAGTGTCGTAGCAGAGAACACTCAGCGCGTGATAAGTAGCATAGATATGCCTAGTGAGTCTATTTTCGCGCAGTTTGATGCGGTGTTTGAAGATATTGTGCCTAGGGCTGTGAAGATCGGTATGCTAGGCTCATCTTCTATCATCGAGAGCGTGGCTCAAAGCCTATCGCGCTATCTTCCTAGCAATATTGTCATCGATCCTGTGATGTTTGCGAAAAATGGCTTCCCACTTATGCCTAAATCTATCCGCAAGGAGTTTGCTACATCACTTATCCCTTATGCGTGTGTGCTTACCCCAAATATCCCAGAAGCTAGCGAGCTATGTGGCTTTGAGATAACAAGCCTTGAAGATATGAAAAAATCCGCGCTAATGCTCCACAAAATGGGTGCAAAAAGCGTGCTTGTCAAAGGTGGGCATAAAGAGGACTTTGCTGATGATGTGCTTTATGATGGCAAGGAGTTTCATATATTCCGCGCTAAGAAGCTCCAAAGCACCAGCACGCACGGCACAGGCTGCACGCTAAGTAGTGCTATTGCCAGCAATCTAGCCTTGGGCGTTGGCTTGCAGGATTCTATCAAAAATGCCAAGGCTTATACCTACAATGCCATAGCCCACGCCGCGCCTCTTGGCAGGGGCTTTGGTCCTACTAACCACCTCTATGGGCTTACCCATAATACTATGGCAGGTGTGGAATTTTAG
- the gpmI gene encoding 2,3-bisphosphoglycerate-independent phosphoglycerate mutase, producing the protein MSQKCVLIITDGIGYKPDSPYNAFANATKPTYDWLFKNVPYSLIHTYGESVGLPEGQMGNSEVGHMSLGSGRVLYQDLVRISRALESNELAENPLLQQFMQETQAVHLLGLMSDGGVHSHLSHFLGLAEIFAAHKKRVFLHLITDGRDVLPKSALGFLAKVEAMCAKVDSISIASISGRYYAMDRDKRWERIQEAYNTLAHATPHTEQSPREYIESCYAKDITDEFITPMCFGEFAKNGGFASEDGLLMSNFRSDRAREIITALGAEKFEHFPRPKRMERIVTMCEYDESFSYPVLFTKQKPANTLAQVLADAKKSQAHIAETEKYAHVTFFFNGGVEEPFIGESRVLIPSPKVATYDLQPQMSAPEVGDAVLKAMGEDRDDTNAYDFIVVNFANGDMVGHTGNYAAALKAVEAVDYELGRIFAKARELGYAVVLTSDHGNCEEMKSEQGEIKTNHTIGDVWCFVLANGVEKVDSGSLNNIAPSVLKIMGLAIPKEMDRPLI; encoded by the coding sequence ATGTCTCAAAAATGCGTGCTTATCATCACAGATGGGATCGGCTATAAGCCAGATTCTCCCTACAATGCCTTTGCCAATGCCACTAAGCCTACTTATGATTGGCTCTTTAAAAATGTGCCTTATAGCCTTATCCATACTTATGGGGAGAGTGTGGGGCTACCAGAGGGGCAGATGGGGAATTCTGAAGTGGGGCATATGAGCCTAGGCTCTGGGCGGGTGCTCTACCAAGATTTGGTGCGGATCTCTCGCGCACTAGAGTCTAATGAGCTAGCAGAGAATCCACTTTTGCAGCAGTTTATGCAAGAAACACAAGCAGTGCATTTGCTAGGGCTTATGAGCGATGGTGGCGTGCATTCGCATTTATCGCATTTTCTAGGGTTGGCAGAGATTTTTGCCGCGCATAAAAAGCGTGTGTTTTTGCACCTAATCACCGATGGGCGCGATGTGCTGCCTAAAAGCGCGCTAGGATTTTTGGCAAAAGTGGAGGCAATGTGTGCAAAAGTGGATTCTATCAGCATAGCAAGCATTAGCGGGCGATATTATGCGATGGATAGAGATAAACGCTGGGAGCGCATACAAGAAGCCTACAATACCCTAGCCCACGCCACGCCACACACAGAGCAAAGCCCTAGGGAGTATATAGAATCTTGCTATGCCAAAGACATTACAGATGAGTTTATCACGCCTATGTGCTTTGGGGAGTTTGCTAAAAATGGCGGCTTTGCTAGTGAAGATGGGCTGCTTATGAGCAATTTCCGCTCTGATCGCGCGAGAGAGATTATCACCGCGCTTGGGGCGGAGAAGTTCGAGCATTTCCCACGCCCTAAGCGTATGGAGCGGATTGTAACGATGTGTGAGTATGATGAGAGCTTCTCTTATCCTGTGCTTTTCACTAAGCAAAAGCCCGCAAACACCCTAGCCCAAGTGCTAGCAGATGCTAAGAAGAGCCAAGCCCATATCGCTGAGACAGAAAAATACGCGCATGTAACCTTCTTTTTCAACGGCGGCGTGGAGGAGCCTTTCATAGGAGAGTCGCGCGTGCTTATCCCCTCGCCCAAAGTCGCTACCTATGACCTGCAGCCCCAAATGAGCGCGCCAGAAGTGGGCGATGCGGTGCTAAAGGCTATGGGAGAAGACCGCGATGATACCAACGCCTATGACTTCATCGTGGTCAATTTCGCAAATGGCGATATGGTGGGGCATACGGGCAATTATGCAGCCGCGCTAAAGGCGGTAGAAGCGGTGGATTATGAGCTAGGGCGGATATTTGCCAAAGCGCGTGAGCTAGGCTATGCGGTGGTGCTTACAAGCGATCACGGCAATTGTGAGGAGATGAAAAGCGAGCAAGGCGAGATTAAGACCAATCACACCATAGGCGATGTATGGTGCTTTGTGCTAGCTAATGGCGTGGAAAAAGTGGATTCTGGCTCGCTGAATAATATCGCCCCAAGTGTGCTAAAGATTATGGGACTAGCAATCCCCAAAGAAATGGATCGCCCGCTGATCTAG